Proteins found in one Paenibacillus borealis genomic segment:
- a CDS encoding beta-galactosidase, giving the protein MNHKLYYGAAWYPELWGEEVRQHDLQLMQETGINLVRMGEFIWSELEPEEGSIDIRPFAEHIRLLHARGIDTIMCTPTATPPVWLTHGHPERLIIRADGAVMSHGSRQHVCTNHPYFRQRAAVIAGHLARELGRLPGLVAWQLDNELKAHVSECMCGTCKSLWHEWLENRYGNIGKLNEAWGTGVWSQTYQQFDQVPQPVATPFLHNASLVTMYRLFQMEKTAEFAAEQAAILRRYSPAPITHNSSVAFHVDNEQLFRELDFASYDTYASQANKHAYLLNCDLWRNIKPGRDFWLLETSPAYAASLTSYAEPHPDGYLTAEAVSAYALGAGAFCYWPWRQQRSGSEQTHSSVISAWGQPALGYDNVLEASAARLLIEPHILATRPVQAEVAITYSDRTKAYLATEPHRKLSYRSLLGDFYKRILDMGIHRDLLPEGGELRGYKLLFTPFVHYLSPEYMQKALSFAEAGGIWIAGPLSGGRTADHTLHTGAALGVLERIAGVNTKYVYPMERTGSMGEAFGLSAPLSLWSAAFEPLPGGATVTGRITAGRTPGLAFLTEQPYGSGAIVLLGSLPSGEAGDGLLRALIDHYASRAGVSLRSDVTRGTVVCPRRGADGELWTIVNMDGLGGSVTLPRAGQDVLSSEPVPAGPLPLGAYEYRLIALQPGRQLAAGHFTELV; this is encoded by the coding sequence GTGAATCATAAGCTATATTACGGCGCTGCATGGTACCCCGAGCTGTGGGGAGAAGAGGTCCGGCAGCATGATCTTCAGCTCATGCAGGAAACCGGCATTAATCTCGTCCGGATGGGCGAGTTCATCTGGTCGGAGCTGGAGCCGGAGGAAGGCTCCATTGATATCCGCCCCTTCGCTGAGCATATCCGGCTGCTGCATGCCCGCGGCATCGATACCATAATGTGCACCCCGACGGCAACCCCGCCGGTCTGGCTGACACACGGGCATCCGGAACGCCTGATTATCAGGGCGGATGGAGCAGTCATGAGCCACGGGTCCAGGCAGCATGTCTGCACGAATCACCCCTATTTCCGGCAGCGGGCTGCGGTCATCGCCGGACATCTGGCCAGAGAGCTGGGCCGGCTCCCGGGTCTTGTCGCCTGGCAGCTCGACAATGAACTCAAGGCACATGTGTCAGAATGCATGTGCGGGACCTGCAAGTCACTGTGGCATGAATGGCTGGAGAACCGCTACGGCAATATCGGGAAGCTGAATGAAGCCTGGGGAACGGGAGTCTGGAGCCAGACCTATCAGCAATTTGATCAGGTGCCGCAGCCGGTGGCTACTCCCTTCCTGCATAACGCCTCCCTCGTAACCATGTACCGCCTGTTCCAGATGGAGAAGACTGCCGAATTCGCGGCTGAGCAGGCGGCTATTCTCCGCCGCTACTCACCAGCTCCAATAACCCATAACAGCAGTGTCGCTTTCCATGTGGACAATGAACAGCTGTTCCGGGAGCTTGATTTCGCCTCTTATGACACCTATGCCTCACAGGCCAATAAGCACGCCTATCTGCTTAACTGTGATCTGTGGCGTAATATCAAGCCCGGACGGGACTTCTGGCTGCTGGAGACCAGCCCGGCTTATGCTGCTTCACTTACAAGCTACGCCGAGCCCCATCCGGACGGCTATCTCACTGCTGAAGCCGTGTCTGCCTATGCCTTGGGAGCCGGAGCTTTCTGCTACTGGCCGTGGCGGCAGCAGCGCTCCGGCAGCGAGCAGACGCACAGCTCAGTCATCAGCGCCTGGGGCCAGCCCGCGCTCGGTTATGACAATGTGCTTGAAGCCTCCGCAGCGCGGCTGCTGATCGAGCCGCACATCCTGGCTACCCGGCCGGTGCAGGCCGAGGTCGCAATTACTTATTCGGACCGGACCAAGGCGTACCTGGCGACAGAGCCGCACCGGAAGCTGAGCTACCGCTCACTGCTGGGGGACTTCTATAAACGGATTCTCGATATGGGCATACACCGTGACCTGCTGCCCGAAGGCGGAGAGCTCAGGGGCTACAAGCTGCTGTTCACCCCTTTCGTGCATTATTTGTCGCCGGAATATATGCAGAAGGCTCTCAGCTTTGCAGAGGCTGGCGGCATCTGGATCGCCGGTCCGCTGAGCGGAGGCCGCACGGCCGACCATACCCTGCATACCGGTGCCGCACTGGGTGTACTTGAGCGCATCGCCGGGGTGAACACCAAATATGTCTACCCGATGGAGAGAACGGGCAGCATGGGCGAGGCCTTCGGCCTCTCCGCGCCGCTGTCCCTGTGGAGCGCGGCATTCGAGCCGCTGCCGGGCGGAGCAACCGTGACCGGCAGAATCACGGCAGGCCGGACACCGGGCCTGGCCTTCCTGACCGAGCAGCCCTATGGCAGCGGAGCCATCGTACTGCTCGGCTCTCTGCCCTCGGGAGAAGCGGGCGACGGGCTGCTGCGCGCGCTGATTGATCATTATGCCTCCCGTGCTGGTGTATCGCTGCGCAGTGATGTCACCCGGGGCACGGTCGTCTGTCCAAGACGCGGGGCCGACGGGGAATTATGGACTATCGTTAACATGGACGGACTCGGAGGCAGTGTAACCCTGCCGCGGGCCGGACAGGATGTATTGAGCAGCGAGCCCGTGCCAGCCGGTCCGTTGCCGCTCGGTGCTTACGAATACAGGCTGATTGCCCTGCAGCCGGGCCGGCAACTAGCAGCGGGCCATTTCACTGAGCTTGTATAG
- a CDS encoding carbohydrate ABC transporter permease: MAKRYRSAGEITFDVFNYFVLGVIGIAAILPFLFVVSGSFATEAEITKRAVFLIPTTISFDAYRFIFSTDTIVRSIGVSLYVTVIGTAVNLFFTVTMAYPMAKRYLMGRNVILNLVIFTMLFGGGMIPTYLVIRELQLLDTLNALILPGAISAFNLIIVKNFFQELPVEIEEAARIDGCTELGLLWKIVLPLSKPVLATFTLFYAVGHWNNFFSALLYINDPSKWPLQVMLRQIVMLSQSAAGDLSSMDPNFVQPPEQSIKMAVIVVGTLPIMCVYPFLQKHFAKGVMLGSVKG; encoded by the coding sequence GTGGCTAAACGTTACCGGAGTGCCGGAGAAATTACTTTTGACGTATTTAATTATTTTGTATTGGGAGTTATCGGAATCGCCGCAATCCTGCCGTTTCTGTTTGTGGTCTCCGGTTCGTTCGCAACCGAGGCGGAAATTACGAAGCGCGCTGTCTTTCTGATTCCGACTACCATCTCGTTTGATGCCTACCGGTTCATTTTCTCCACGGATACCATTGTGAGAAGTATCGGGGTATCGCTGTATGTAACGGTGATCGGAACGGCGGTCAACTTGTTTTTCACGGTTACCATGGCGTATCCGATGGCCAAACGTTATCTGATGGGCCGAAATGTAATCCTTAATCTGGTTATTTTCACCATGCTGTTCGGGGGCGGGATGATTCCTACCTATCTGGTAATCCGCGAGCTGCAGCTGCTGGATACGCTGAATGCCTTGATTCTTCCGGGGGCGATCAGCGCCTTCAACCTGATTATCGTCAAAAACTTCTTCCAGGAGCTCCCGGTCGAGATTGAGGAGGCGGCCCGCATCGACGGATGTACCGAGCTGGGTCTGCTGTGGAAGATCGTACTGCCGCTCTCCAAGCCTGTGCTGGCGACGTTCACCCTCTTTTATGCGGTCGGACACTGGAATAACTTCTTCTCGGCGCTGCTCTACATTAATGATCCGTCCAAGTGGCCGCTGCAGGTGATGCTGCGCCAGATCGTTATGCTGTCCCAGTCGGCAGCCGGCGATCTAAGCTCGATGGACCCGAATTTCGTACAGCCGCCTGAGCAGTCGATCAAGATGGCAGTTATCGTGGTCGGCACACTGCCGATTATGTGCGTCTATCCGTTTCTGCAAAAACATTTCGCCAAAGGGGTGATGCTCGGTTCGGTTAAGGGGTAA
- a CDS encoding extracellular solute-binding protein codes for MKIERKQGSIHLKRWLFMLLAVIMILSVFTACGNNGENAAAGQKDTAGSEGNAAGGTEAAEPLDLTLMLPIFKTNYPKDGSPVAAKLEELTNTKIHFEWVPNASYTDKFNITLASGKLPDIIYVGDVKASSFVNAARSGAFWEVGPYLKDYPNLSGAKEVILSNSAIDGKNYGVYRGRALGRNGVVFRKDWLEKLGLETPQTVDDFYNMLKAFKEQDPDGNGQADTYGMVLVKWTGGWASGFDTIKLWFGSPNKWGVQDGKLVPEHEYPQYLEALKFMKKLYDEQLINSDFAVMDSSKWNDPVVNNKAGVIVDVVDNGARLDDKIHAALQKEGTDEPDRHYMDVIGGVTGTDGALHTLPTSGFSGMLAIPKSSVKTEAELKQVLTFLDRLNEEDLQTMLNYGIEGVHYNLVDGYIERSSDTVLLESEVEGLNQMLPFIPEDKAKQVKQTALRLKQTEVQKANEATIVTNPAEALISAVYTQKGSQLDNVINDARIKFIVGQIDEAGLKSAFEVWRKTGGDELVTEMNELYAKTGK; via the coding sequence ATGAAGATTGAGCGCAAACAAGGTTCCATACATTTGAAACGATGGTTGTTTATGTTACTAGCTGTTATTATGATTTTAAGTGTGTTTACCGCCTGCGGGAACAATGGGGAGAACGCTGCAGCAGGGCAGAAGGATACGGCCGGCAGTGAAGGGAATGCTGCGGGCGGAACAGAAGCTGCAGAACCGCTGGATCTGACGCTGATGCTGCCGATTTTCAAAACGAATTATCCGAAGGACGGCAGTCCGGTTGCCGCCAAGCTGGAGGAGCTTACTAACACCAAGATTCATTTCGAGTGGGTGCCGAATGCTTCCTATACCGACAAATTCAATATTACACTGGCTTCAGGCAAGCTGCCTGACATTATCTATGTTGGTGATGTGAAGGCATCCAGCTTCGTCAATGCGGCAAGATCGGGTGCTTTCTGGGAGGTAGGTCCTTACCTGAAGGATTATCCGAATCTGAGCGGAGCGAAGGAAGTTATTCTGAGCAACTCAGCCATCGACGGCAAGAACTATGGTGTCTACAGAGGGCGGGCACTGGGCCGCAACGGCGTGGTTTTCCGCAAGGACTGGCTGGAGAAGCTGGGGCTGGAGACTCCGCAGACTGTGGATGATTTCTATAATATGCTAAAAGCGTTCAAGGAGCAGGACCCTGACGGCAACGGTCAAGCCGACACGTACGGCATGGTGCTGGTGAAGTGGACAGGCGGATGGGCCAGCGGCTTCGATACGATCAAGCTATGGTTCGGTTCCCCGAACAAATGGGGTGTACAGGATGGCAAGCTGGTTCCTGAGCATGAGTATCCGCAGTACTTGGAAGCGCTTAAGTTTATGAAAAAGCTGTATGATGAGCAGCTGATCAACTCAGACTTCGCGGTGATGGACAGCTCCAAATGGAATGATCCGGTCGTTAACAACAAAGCCGGGGTCATTGTTGATGTGGTGGATAACGGGGCACGGCTCGACGACAAGATTCATGCCGCACTCCAGAAGGAAGGCACAGATGAGCCTGACCGCCATTATATGGATGTCATCGGCGGGGTGACAGGAACGGACGGCGCACTGCATACCCTTCCGACCTCCGGTTTCTCCGGCATGCTGGCCATACCGAAGTCTTCGGTCAAAACCGAGGCAGAGCTGAAGCAGGTGCTGACGTTCCTGGACCGCTTGAATGAAGAGGATCTTCAGACGATGCTGAACTACGGAATTGAAGGTGTCCATTACAATCTGGTGGACGGTTATATTGAACGCTCAAGTGACACAGTTCTGCTGGAATCGGAAGTGGAAGGGCTGAACCAGATGCTGCCGTTCATTCCGGAGGACAAGGCGAAGCAAGTGAAGCAAACGGCATTGCGCTTGAAACAGACCGAAGTGCAGAAGGCCAATGAAGCGACGATTGTGACCAATCCTGCTGAAGCGCTGATCTCTGCAGTGTATACCCAGAAGGGCTCGCAGCTGGATAACGTAATTAATGATGCGCGCATCAAATTCATTGTCGGCCAGATTGATGAAGCGGGCTTGAAATCAGCGTTTGAGGTATGGCGGAAGACCGGCGGAGACGAGCTTGTGACTGAAATGAACGAATTGTACGCAAAAACGGGCAAATAA
- a CDS encoding ABC transporter permease has translation MKQGAAIGTADIHAAATYRSRRELRFRRLKRDKWLYILLTPGLLYFLVFKYVPMWGVLLAFKDYQPFLGFWKSDWVGLEHFRTFFQNPDFFMLLRNTLVLSLYNLVFFFPAPIILALLLNEVRLSFYKRTIQTMIYVPHFISMVIVASISYVFLTTQGGAVNEFLYSVTGSKIDFLASPDWFRPLIILQTIWKECGWGTIIFLAALAGVDVEQYEAAVVDGASRWRQTWHITLPAIRSTIVILLILRMGTILDNGFEQIYLMMNALNREVAEVFDTYVYALGITQGAFSYSTAVGLFKSVIGVVLVLGTNWLAKKSGESGLY, from the coding sequence ATGAAGCAAGGAGCGGCAATAGGGACAGCGGATATACATGCTGCTGCAACCTACCGCAGCAGGCGGGAGCTGCGCTTCAGACGTCTGAAGCGGGACAAATGGCTCTACATCCTGCTGACCCCTGGACTCCTGTATTTTCTCGTATTTAAATATGTACCGATGTGGGGAGTGCTGCTCGCGTTCAAAGATTATCAGCCTTTTCTGGGCTTCTGGAAAAGTGATTGGGTCGGTCTTGAGCATTTTCGCACGTTCTTCCAGAATCCTGACTTCTTCATGCTGCTGCGCAATACGCTCGTGTTGTCGCTGTATAATCTGGTGTTCTTTTTTCCGGCCCCGATTATACTTGCGCTGCTGCTGAATGAAGTCCGGCTGTCCTTCTACAAAAGAACCATTCAGACGATGATTTATGTGCCGCATTTCATCTCCATGGTCATTGTCGCCAGCATCTCGTATGTGTTCCTGACTACACAGGGCGGTGCTGTCAACGAATTCCTGTACTCGGTAACCGGGAGCAAGATTGATTTCCTGGCCAGCCCTGACTGGTTCCGCCCGCTGATCATTCTCCAGACCATCTGGAAGGAATGCGGCTGGGGAACGATTATCTTTCTGGCGGCACTGGCCGGTGTCGATGTAGAGCAATATGAAGCAGCCGTAGTGGACGGGGCCAGCCGCTGGCGCCAGACCTGGCATATTACACTGCCGGCGATCCGCAGCACTATTGTCATCCTGCTGATTCTGCGGATGGGAACCATTCTGGATAATGGTTTTGAGCAGATTTATCTGATGATGAACGCGCTGAACCGTGAAGTGGCCGAGGTGTTTGATACATATGTCTACGCACTTGGCATAACGCAGGGAGCCTTCAGCTACAGTACGGCAGTCGGACTGTTCAAGTCGGTTATCGGGGTTGTACTGGTGCTTGGCACCAACTGGCTCGCCAAGAAATCGGGCGAATCGGGACTTTATTGA
- a CDS encoding glycoside hydrolase family 1 protein, which yields MTTFPHGFLWGGAIAANQAEGAFDADGKGLSTADMVPYYKKKDYTNLKELMHVTSETIKRGMQHTSAEGYPKRYGIDFYHRFKEDIALFGELGFKVFRMSINWSRIFPNGDDAEPNEKGLQFYDDMFDEMHKYGIEPLVTLSHYEMPMSLVLNYGGWRNRAVIAFYEKYAETVMTRYRDKVKYWLTFNEINTTVIEPFTGGGVVEDTVDNIREASYQALHHQFVASSLVTRKGREINPEFRIGCMLARMIHYPATSDPEDVLQAQIDNQLNLMHTDVQARGSYPPFMKRYFADHNIQLVTEPGDELLLRENTVDFISFSYYTSLISTVTPEKYGVTGGNLFSTVKNPNLKITEWGWQLDPIGLRIVLKELYDRYQLPLFVVENGLGAKDKVEEDGSIQDDYRIDYLRKHITQVKEAVLDGVEVMGYTAWGAIDIISASTSEMSKRYGVIYVDQDDDGHGTLERKKKKSFYWYQKAIASNGADLE from the coding sequence ATGACCACTTTTCCACATGGCTTCCTATGGGGCGGCGCAATCGCCGCTAACCAGGCGGAGGGCGCTTTTGACGCAGACGGTAAAGGATTGTCCACGGCAGATATGGTGCCGTATTATAAGAAAAAAGATTACACCAACCTCAAAGAGCTGATGCATGTCACCAGTGAAACAATCAAGCGCGGGATGCAGCATACCTCAGCGGAAGGCTACCCGAAACGGTATGGAATTGATTTCTATCACCGGTTCAAGGAGGACATCGCCTTGTTCGGCGAGCTGGGCTTCAAAGTGTTCCGGATGTCGATCAACTGGTCACGGATTTTCCCGAATGGGGATGATGCCGAGCCGAACGAGAAGGGCCTGCAGTTTTATGACGACATGTTCGATGAGATGCACAAATATGGTATTGAACCGCTGGTTACGCTCTCCCACTATGAGATGCCAATGTCGCTGGTGCTGAATTACGGGGGCTGGAGGAACCGTGCGGTGATTGCTTTTTATGAGAAATATGCCGAGACTGTCATGACCAGATACCGGGATAAAGTGAAATATTGGCTGACGTTCAATGAGATCAATACGACCGTCATCGAGCCGTTTACCGGAGGCGGGGTAGTAGAGGATACAGTCGATAACATCCGCGAGGCGTCCTATCAGGCGCTGCATCATCAATTCGTGGCCAGCAGTCTGGTGACCCGCAAAGGGCGGGAGATTAATCCGGAATTCCGCATCGGCTGCATGCTCGCGCGTATGATCCATTATCCGGCAACCAGCGATCCGGAGGATGTGCTGCAGGCCCAGATTGATAATCAGCTTAACCTGATGCATACCGATGTGCAGGCGCGGGGAAGCTATCCTCCGTTCATGAAGCGTTATTTTGCCGACCATAATATTCAGCTTGTGACTGAGCCTGGGGATGAGCTGCTGCTGCGTGAGAACACGGTGGACTTCATTTCCTTCAGCTACTATACGTCGCTTATTTCCACAGTTACTCCTGAGAAATATGGTGTGACCGGCGGCAATCTGTTCAGTACCGTGAAGAATCCCAACCTGAAGATTACCGAGTGGGGCTGGCAGCTGGACCCGATTGGCCTGCGGATTGTGCTCAAAGAGCTGTACGACCGTTACCAGCTTCCGCTGTTTGTGGTGGAGAACGGGCTGGGAGCGAAGGATAAGGTCGAAGAGGATGGTTCGATCCAGGATGATTACCGGATCGATTATTTGCGCAAGCATATTACCCAGGTCAAGGAAGCGGTTCTGGACGGAGTCGAAGTCATGGGCTACACCGCCTGGGGGGCGATTGATATTATCAGCGCATCGACTTCGGAGATGTCCAAGCGTTACGGCGTGATCTATGTGGACCAGGACGATGACGGACACGGTACGCTGGAACGGAAGAAGAAGAAGAGCTTCTACTGGTACCAGAAGGCGATTGCCAGCAATGGAGCGGATTTGGAGTAG
- a CDS encoding methyl-accepting chemotaxis protein gives MQWITRLRTSWGKSTSAGGVQSHSTLAILDKPASSGQSDGTAKADETAVKAPAPQENTGGTAAAASASAAEPYGIHAYTLAAQIRRETDEILKEEAQMVEEFAALRAGSGELISQIGGTQQLLEHLKTNSGQTEDLINEMYGSLSFSSNKIEFAKEANIQISAEMEKASAVFSEFVNLNAELREHFRSIEQLAKIITDIAEQTNLLSLNAAIEAARAGEHGRGFSVVATEIRKLADSTRSHVKEIMGSLSGMTNVMELLGSKSDDGTTAMTETNAKISQSTVYMNEIVEAEEEVFQHLEKIQESQESSMEDVEQINSDLLRILEKSGQDAGQFQKMVLTVQQKADHYQQLLNHLHQIELLQQLDEARKTSV, from the coding sequence ATGCAGTGGATAACCAGATTACGCACTTCATGGGGCAAAAGCACCTCTGCCGGAGGTGTTCAAAGTCACAGTACACTAGCCATTCTTGATAAACCGGCCAGCTCCGGACAGTCGGACGGGACGGCAAAAGCAGATGAAACAGCGGTTAAGGCTCCTGCACCTCAAGAGAATACTGGAGGGACGGCTGCCGCTGCCTCCGCTTCAGCCGCTGAACCCTATGGAATTCACGCTTATACCCTGGCCGCACAGATCCGCCGCGAAACTGACGAGATCCTTAAGGAAGAGGCGCAGATGGTAGAGGAGTTTGCAGCTTTACGGGCGGGCAGCGGTGAGCTGATCAGCCAGATTGGCGGGACCCAGCAGCTGCTGGAGCATCTGAAGACCAACAGCGGACAGACCGAAGATCTCATCAATGAAATGTATGGCAGCCTCTCGTTCTCCTCCAATAAAATAGAATTCGCCAAGGAGGCTAATATCCAGATCTCCGCTGAAATGGAGAAGGCCTCGGCGGTATTCTCTGAATTTGTCAACTTAAATGCGGAGCTGCGGGAGCATTTCCGGAGCATCGAGCAGCTGGCGAAGATCATTACGGATATTGCTGAGCAGACGAATCTGTTGTCGCTGAATGCAGCTATCGAGGCGGCGCGGGCCGGTGAGCATGGACGGGGCTTCTCGGTGGTTGCTACAGAAATCCGCAAGCTGGCCGACAGCACCCGCAGTCATGTGAAGGAAATTATGGGCTCCCTCTCCGGGATGACGAACGTGATGGAACTGCTGGGCAGCAAGTCCGATGACGGGACAACGGCGATGACAGAGACGAATGCGAAGATCAGCCAGTCCACGGTATACATGAACGAGATCGTGGAAGCGGAGGAAGAGGTATTCCAGCATCTGGAGAAGATTCAAGAGTCGCAGGAGAGCAGCATGGAGGATGTAGAGCAGATCAATAGCGATCTGCTGCGTATTCTGGAGAAATCGGGGCAGGATGCAGGGCAGTTCCAGAAGATGGTGCTGACCGTCCAGCAAAAAGCCGATCACTATCAGCAGCTGCTTAATCATCTGCATCAGATAGAGCTGCTGCAGCAGCTTGATGAAGCCCGGAAGACCAGCGTATAA
- a CDS encoding FIST signal transduction protein encodes MKALSFNTVDEARRYLEELGGSRGLVLFASAAAVSELSRHAPSRAVLCSTKGEYTPQGYRSGVVTGFEYESGIADIVEILHPPVLSVGQLSASYHKVQANANAFMLLLCDGTGAMEETILSSLFFIAPEFKIVGGSAADDEHGETYIYIGSRRVRNLGIFFNMPGRTALVKENIYVTTGKTLLVTEADVFGRTVYSFNGRPAAEEYARVLGVPEAELAEHFLSSPLGKRYEDDLIIASPMVINPDGSVTFYSQVMSSTYVEVLSAADPLAVLEETLGGSPYKPSFVLNINCTLRDQLFIRDGLWAAFDGIMLGFCGNTTGFISYGEQYYKKHANQTMILLLVE; translated from the coding sequence ATGAAAGCTTTATCTTTTAACACAGTAGACGAAGCCAGGCGGTATCTGGAGGAACTGGGCGGCAGCAGAGGCTTAGTGCTGTTCGCTTCCGCTGCGGCTGTCAGCGAGTTGTCCCGGCATGCACCTTCCCGGGCGGTGTTGTGCTCAACCAAAGGCGAATATACCCCGCAGGGCTACCGCAGCGGCGTAGTCACAGGATTCGAATACGAATCAGGGATAGCCGATATTGTAGAGATTCTGCATCCGCCCGTACTTAGCGTCGGGCAACTAAGTGCTTCTTATCACAAAGTCCAAGCCAACGCTAACGCCTTTATGCTGCTGCTATGTGACGGTACAGGCGCGATGGAGGAGACGATCCTCTCCTCACTGTTCTTCATTGCCCCGGAATTTAAAATCGTCGGGGGAAGTGCAGCGGATGATGAGCATGGGGAGACTTATATTTACATAGGAAGTCGCCGGGTGCGGAATCTGGGGATTTTCTTCAATATGCCGGGCCGTACCGCACTGGTTAAAGAGAATATTTATGTTACCACCGGGAAGACGCTGCTGGTGACGGAAGCCGATGTGTTCGGCAGAACGGTGTATTCCTTCAACGGACGTCCTGCTGCGGAAGAGTACGCGCGTGTTCTTGGTGTCCCGGAAGCAGAGCTGGCAGAGCATTTCCTGAGCAGCCCGCTGGGCAAAAGATACGAAGACGATCTGATCATCGCCTCGCCGATGGTGATTAATCCGGATGGCTCTGTCACATTTTACAGCCAGGTTATGTCTAGTACTTATGTGGAGGTGCTGAGTGCAGCAGATCCGCTTGCCGTGCTGGAGGAGACGCTGGGCGGGAGTCCGTACAAGCCTTCTTTTGTGCTCAACATTAACTGTACGCTGCGGGATCAGCTGTTTATCCGGGACGGTCTGTGGGCGGCATTTGACGGGATTATGCTCGGATTCTGCGGCAACACTACAGGCTTCATCAGCTACGGAGAGCAATATTATAAAAAGCATGCCAACCAGACCATGATTCTGCTGCTGGTTGAATAA
- the tyrS gene encoding tyrosine--tRNA ligase: MNIIDELLWRDAINQQTDADGLRELTESKAVSLYCGVDPTGNSMHIGHLIPFMMLRRFQLAGHRPVILIGGATGTIGDPSGRQSERSLQTLEQVQENVDALTAQMKKLFITEGDNQVRMVNNYDWTKDMNVIEFLRDIGKNFSINTMLAKDVVSSRLDSGISFTEFSYQILQSMDYLHLYQHEDVQLQIGGSDQWGNITSGLDLIRKKEGADAKAFGLTIPLMLKADGTKFGKSAGGAVWLDPKQTTPYEFYQFWANTDDRDVVKYLKYFTFLSKEEIEALEEKVATEPHKREAQKTLAEEMTRFVHSEELLEQAKRISAALFSGDISSLTADEIEEGFKEMPTFTATKESKNIVDWLVDLGIEPSKRQAREDITKGAISINGERVNELETEITAELAIGGRFIIVRKGKKNYSLVKLG; this comes from the coding sequence TTGAACATTATCGACGAGTTGCTGTGGCGCGACGCCATTAACCAGCAGACAGATGCGGACGGACTGCGCGAATTAACAGAGAGTAAGGCTGTATCGCTGTATTGCGGCGTGGACCCGACAGGCAACAGCATGCATATCGGTCACCTGATTCCTTTTATGATGCTTAGACGCTTCCAGCTGGCCGGGCACCGTCCGGTCATTCTGATCGGCGGGGCTACCGGAACGATCGGTGATCCGAGCGGACGCCAGAGCGAGCGTTCCCTGCAGACGCTGGAGCAGGTCCAGGAGAATGTAGATGCGCTGACGGCCCAGATGAAGAAGCTGTTCATTACGGAAGGCGACAATCAGGTGCGGATGGTTAACAACTACGACTGGACCAAGGACATGAATGTCATTGAATTCCTGCGCGACATCGGCAAAAACTTCAGCATCAATACGATGCTGGCCAAGGACGTAGTTTCCAGCCGCCTGGACAGCGGGATTTCGTTCACCGAGTTCTCCTACCAGATCCTGCAGTCTATGGACTACCTGCATCTGTACCAGCATGAGGATGTGCAGCTGCAGATCGGCGGTTCGGACCAGTGGGGCAATATCACCAGCGGCCTGGACCTGATCCGTAAAAAAGAAGGTGCCGATGCCAAAGCCTTCGGCCTGACGATCCCGCTGATGCTCAAGGCAGACGGCACCAAGTTCGGTAAATCGGCCGGCGGCGCGGTATGGCTGGATCCGAAGCAGACCACGCCTTACGAGTTCTACCAGTTCTGGGCGAACACCGATGACCGCGATGTGGTGAAATACCTGAAATACTTCACCTTCCTGAGCAAAGAAGAAATCGAGGCGCTGGAGGAGAAGGTTGCGACGGAACCGCACAAACGCGAGGCGCAAAAAACACTTGCCGAAGAGATGACCCGCTTCGTGCACAGTGAAGAGCTGCTGGAGCAGGCCAAACGCATCAGCGCTGCTCTCTTCAGCGGAGACATCAGCTCCCTGACCGCCGATGAAATTGAAGAAGGATTCAAGGAAATGCCGACCTTTACCGCCACTAAGGAATCGAAGAACATTGTCGATTGGCTGGTCGACCTGGGCATCGAGCCATCCAAACGCCAGGCGCGTGAGGATATTACCAAAGGTGCAATCTCCATTAACGGCGAACGCGTCAACGAGCTGGAGACAGAGATTACGGCTGAGCTTGCCATCGGCGGCAGATTCATCATCGTCCGCAAAGGCAAGAAGAACTACAGCCTGGTGAAATTGGGCTAA